The Pleuronectes platessa chromosome 11, fPlePla1.1, whole genome shotgun sequence genome includes a window with the following:
- the ccdc177 gene encoding coiled-coil domain-containing protein 177, whose protein sequence is MVDPSEAEEQNKCKGPQLETPAVAPEHPRLPEQAGGTTAEEDGDAGFETPPTGSSEPSPCHAASQGATPQQPQTQTDPPPKLHLDLYNFDSPVAEGSRYVLTSPRSLEACARCGVKPVEMLARPLGDFAREAPGRSMRVATGMFEVYERDRHAKLRQCREERERIVREEKRRIQQATVNGSSSVSSSSLDKSSSGSGQPPKSGPAVTSSSALDARASSRASGPASKPGPDVLPKASSHSTPSKPAQAKSPQSLKNGSTPSSKSFQGSAKLPSSSSTEKVKTPRPLSSGPPPVVRKSSGGKSSNTFPRSTPKPPSFPRANSTLASSVSKPAGQSSGAPPNGVTGAAISQHNGHHGSQSKGKVKSHSMESLQRRMDPVCCSTSTTTTNTTTTTCTSSESGASSSYSWDGARDHWAKFSSPRARTMATFNSLMGRSLSLGDLSHSLATTQKVERIVREVGRRGLKAVSERDRKIAALMLARYQEEDIMSQTRYVAHLQWDSERRMDELRREQEDREKQRAVLQCQRVWQTQVSIRQRRLSQQERQSSAAKMRQAEESEERWRELAEQQERSRLLRLQQAAREGKHKKVLQEQNLKALEEERAAMLEQERLLLKEKLTMAELKRQEKEHQAQEERLGLNKAEKRRHAALIQEIARREQEEREEARRAAAEKLSRSLENYEQIVERRGQELKEKAKREEKQIQKARKAAEKREMQQQQQLEARAKEAEKRAQQASLVAEERAKEKAQRATQSRQEKERLQKLNRQRVAEEEKQRRTELLQSIERKLEKSEQIFREKRAVLESARSVARASFHVRDKVREETNMRTFDKMNLEAQLKACMGEK, encoded by the coding sequence ATGGTCGACCCCTCGGAGGCTGAGGAGCAGAACAAGTGTAAAGGTCCACAGCTCGAGACGCCGGCTGTGGCCCCTGAACACCCCCGACTGCCGGAACAAGCCGGCGGCACAACAGCAGAAGAGGATGGAGATGCTGGTTTCGAGACGCCGCCCACCGGCAGCTCTGAGCCGAGCCCCTGCCACGCTGCCTCTCAGGGGGCGACGCCTCAGCAGCCACAGACTCAGACCGACCCGCCGCCCAAGCTGCACCTGGACCTGTACAACTTTGACTCGCCGGTTGCAGAGGGCAGCCGCTACGTGCTGACCAGCCCCCGCTCTCTGGAGGCATGTGCTCGCTGTGGGGTCAAACCTGTGGAGATGCTGGCCCGCCCGCTCGGCGACTTCGCCCGAGAGGCTCCCGGACGCTCCATGCGCGTCGCTACAGGGATGTTTGAGGTCTACGAGAGGGACAGGCACGCCAAACTGAGGCAGTGCcgtgaggagagggagaggatcgtccgggaggagaagagaaggattCAGCAGGCGACAGTCaacggcagcagcagcgtgtcGTCCTCCTCTTTGGATAAATCCTCCTCTGGCTCCGGTCAGCCTCCTAAATCTGGGCCTGCCGTGACCTCCAGCTCAGCCCTCGATGCTAGAGCCTCCTCCAGAGCATCAGGTCCAGCCTCTAAACCAGGTCCAGATGTTTTACCTAAAGCCTCCAGTCATAGCACCCCCTCTAAACCTGCCCAAGCAAAGTCTCCTCAATCCCTCAAAAATGGTTCTACGCCATCATCCAAGAGTTTCCAAGGATCTGCCAAACTTCCTTCGTCCTCCTCAACCGAAAAAGTCAAAACCCCGCGGCCTCTCTCGTCCGGTCCTCCCCCTGTAGTCAGGAAGTCCTCCGGTGGTAAATCCTCAAACACTTTCCCCAGATCAACACCAAAACCGCCTTCTTTCCCCAGAGCCAACTCCACATTAGCCTCCTCGGTGTCAAAGCCTGCAGGGCAGAGCTCTGGGGCGCCTCCTAATGGTGTAACAGGAGCAGCGATCTCTCAGCACAACGGACATCATGGATCTCAATCCAAGGGGAAAGTAAAAAGCCATTCAATGGAGTCCTTACAGCGAAGGATGGATcctgtctgctgctccacctccaccaccaccaccaacaccaccaccaccacatgcACCTCCTCAGAGTCCGGGGCTTCCTCCTCTTACAGTTGGGACGGAGCACGAGATCACTGGGCGAAATTCTCCAGCCCCCGGGCTCGCACCATGGCGACCTTCAACTCCCTGATGGGTCGCAGCCTCAGCCTGGGCGACCTGAGCCACTCGCTCGCGACGACACAGAAGGTGGAGCGCATAGTGAGGGAGGTGGGGCGTCGAGGCCTGAAGGCCGTGTCCGAGCGCGACCGCAAGATCGCCGCCTTGATGCTCGCCAGATACCAGGAGGAAGACATCATGAGCCAGACCCGCTACGTGGCTCACCTCCAGTGGGACAGCGAGCGCAGGATGGACGAGCTCCGGCGAGAGCAGGAGGACCGGGAGAAGCAGCGTGCCGTGCTCCAGTGCCAGCGAGTGTGGCAGACACAGGTGTCCATCCGCCAGCGGAGACTGAGCCAGCAGGAGCGCCAGTCGTCAGCCGCCAAGATGCGTCAGGCCGAGGAGAGCGAGGAGCGCTGGAGGGAGCTGGCCGAGCAGCAGGAGCGCAGCcggctgctgaggctgcagcaggcGGCACGAGAGGGGAAGCACAAGAAAGTTCTACAAGAGCAGAACCTGAAggcgctggaggaggagagggcggccatgctggagcaggagaggctgctgctgaaggagaaGCTCACCATGGCCGAGCTGAAGAGGCAAGAGAAGGAGCACCAGGCCCAGGAGGAGAGACTGGGTCTGAACAAGGCAGAGAAGAGACGTCATGCCGCCCTGATACAGGAAATCGCTCGCCGGgaacaggaggagagggaggaggcgaGGAGGGCAGCTGCAGAGAAGCTCAGTCGCTCCCTGGAGAACTACGAACAGATAGTGGAGCGTCGAGGGCAGGAGCTGAAGGAAAAGGCCAAGCGTGAGGAGAAGCAGATCCAGAAAGCACGCAAGGCTGCAGAGAAGCGtgagatgcagcagcagcagcagctggaggctcGAGCGAAGGAGGCCGAGAAGCGAGCCCAGCAGGCGTCGCTCGTGGCCGAGGAGAGGGCCAAGGAGAAGGCTCAGCGCGCCACCCAGAGCCGCCAGGAGAAGGAGCGCCTGCAGAAGCTCAACAGGCAGCGcgtggcggaggaggagaagcagaggcgCACGGAGCTGCTGCAGTCCAtcgagaggaagctggagaagagCGAGCAGATCTTCCGGGAGAAGAGGGCGGTGCTGGAGAGCGCTCGCTCCGTGGCCCGGGCCTCGTTCCACGTGAGAGACAAAGTGCGGGAGGAGACCAACATGCGTACGTTTGATAAGATGAACCTGGAGGCGCAGCTGAAGGCCTGCATGGGCGAGAAGTGA